Proteins encoded within one genomic window of Granulicella pectinivorans:
- the rpmF gene encoding 50S ribosomal protein L32, whose product MPNPKRRHSKRRTALRRAHDFLTPENPALCPNCGERKLSHRACPKCGEYKGRSVLAVKQAS is encoded by the coding sequence ATGCCTAACCCGAAGCGCCGCCATTCCAAGCGCCGCACCGCCCTCCGCCGCGCCCACGACTTCCTCACCCCTGAGAACCCGGCTCTCTGCCCCAACTGCGGCGAGCGCAAGCTCTCGCATCGCGCATGCCCCAAGTGCGGCGAGTACAAGGGACGTTCCGTCCTGGCAGTCAAGCAGGCCAGCTAA
- a CDS encoding YceD family protein — protein sequence MLITPLQLEHEPLEFAENIAPGVLDYAPDVQQIGPLPVTGRADLLLENRGHNDVVNDIRLRASYTGNLEVLCARCVEPVPFPLEGSFDLIFRPQDADAEAGERAITEDETEIGYYDESGLLLEDVVREQVLLSLPARTLCTPDCKGLCPRCGQNLNSASCNCESTAVDPRWNALAGLAGRIQS from the coding sequence ATGCTCATTACGCCCCTGCAACTCGAACACGAACCGTTAGAGTTCGCCGAAAATATCGCCCCCGGCGTGCTCGACTACGCCCCCGACGTTCAGCAGATTGGGCCTCTGCCCGTTACCGGGCGCGCCGATCTCCTCCTCGAAAACCGGGGACACAACGATGTCGTCAACGACATCCGCCTCCGAGCCAGCTACACGGGGAACCTGGAAGTCCTCTGCGCTCGCTGCGTGGAACCCGTCCCGTTTCCGCTCGAAGGCTCCTTCGACCTCATCTTTCGACCGCAGGACGCCGACGCCGAAGCCGGCGAGCGAGCCATTACGGAAGATGAGACCGAAATAGGGTATTATGACGAGAGCGGTCTTCTGCTGGAGGACGTCGTGCGCGAACAGGTGCTTCTCTCCCTGCCAGCCCGAACCCTCTGCACACCGGACTGTAAAGGGCTTTGCCCGCGCTGTGGCCAGAATCTGAACTCAGCTTCCTGCAACTGCGAGTCGACAGCAGTCGACCCCAGATGGAATGCGCTTGCAGGCCTGGCCGGCCGGATCCAGTCCTAG
- a CDS encoding aconitate hydratase has protein sequence MSNDVAVHPDSFHAKSTLTSGGKTVSLYRLQALTEAGIDLTKLPFSLRILLENLLRHEDGSSVTADDIRFLANWDAKAEPSREIAYMPARVLMQDFTGVPAIVDLAAMRDAMRALGGDPEKINPLQPAELVIDHSVQVDEFGTTNAYDLNAALEFQRNRERYAFLKWGQTAFNNFSAVPPGMGICHQVNLEYLARVVFTTQPDANGEVVAYPDTLVGTDSHTTMVNGLGVLGWGVGGIEAEAAMLGQPVSMLVPQVVGFKLTGKLKEGTTATDLVLTVTEALRKLGVVGKFVEFYGPGITELPLADRATIANMAPEYGATCGIFPVDRETLNYLRLTGRTDDQIALVEAYYREQGLFHTPDAPEAVYSATLSLDLATVEPSVAGPKRPQDRVLLSQAATSFAQQLPALLGPNANKQAARQMVRWEGEGGHASAHGDLTASLGSPAPAVSGDLVPVATLTPGPAAIHVEAPVTSIQGRFGVDPEPYLSDGSIVIAAITSCTNTSNPYVMMAAGLLAKKAVEKGLRTPPWVKSSLAPGSRVVTDYYVRAGLMPYLDALRFQVVGYGCTTCIGNSGPLPTDVSKAIEDHNLVAVSVLSGNRNFEGRISAEVRANYLMSPPLVVAYALAGHISHNFDTDPLGTDKTGAPIYLKDIWPSQAEVNEAVSSSIDAAMFRHQYSTVSDGDQNWQHLKFPEGDTYGWEPDSTYIRKAPYFDGMPATPAPVEDITGARVLAVLGDSVTTDHISPAGSIKRNGPAGKYLEDHGVKPADFNSYGSRRGNHEVMVRGTFANVRLKNKLAPGTEGGVTRLLPEGTGMSIYDASVAYAERGTPLAILAGKEYGSGSSRDWAAKGPRLLGIKFVIAESYERIHRSNLVGMGILPLQFQPGESVESHLLTGEETFTLGENPGDLKAMLDSGFANGKSLLVKTTAPDGTTNEFPVMVRIDTPQEILYYQHGGILQYVLRQLAAK, from the coding sequence ATGTCGAACGACGTCGCTGTCCACCCAGATTCCTTCCACGCTAAATCCACCCTGACCTCCGGCGGCAAGACCGTCTCGCTCTATCGCCTGCAGGCCCTGACCGAAGCCGGCATCGACCTCACCAAGCTCCCCTTCTCCCTCCGTATCCTGCTGGAAAACCTCCTCCGCCACGAAGACGGCTCGTCCGTCACCGCCGACGACATCCGCTTCCTCGCCAACTGGGACGCCAAGGCCGAACCCTCCCGCGAGATCGCTTACATGCCCGCCCGCGTGCTGATGCAGGACTTCACCGGCGTTCCAGCTATCGTCGATCTCGCCGCCATGCGTGACGCCATGCGCGCCCTCGGCGGCGACCCGGAAAAGATCAACCCCCTGCAGCCCGCCGAACTGGTCATCGACCACTCGGTCCAGGTCGACGAGTTCGGGACGACCAATGCCTATGACTTAAACGCCGCATTGGAGTTCCAGCGCAACCGCGAGCGCTACGCCTTCCTCAAGTGGGGCCAGACTGCCTTCAACAACTTCTCCGCCGTGCCGCCGGGGATGGGCATCTGCCACCAGGTCAACCTCGAGTACCTCGCCCGCGTCGTCTTCACCACGCAGCCTGACGCGAACGGCGAAGTCGTCGCCTATCCCGACACGCTCGTCGGCACCGACTCCCATACCACCATGGTCAACGGTCTCGGCGTTCTCGGCTGGGGCGTCGGCGGCATCGAGGCAGAGGCCGCCATGCTCGGCCAGCCGGTTTCCATGCTCGTCCCCCAGGTCGTCGGCTTCAAGCTGACCGGCAAGCTCAAGGAAGGCACCACCGCCACCGATCTCGTCCTGACCGTCACCGAAGCGCTCCGCAAGCTGGGCGTCGTCGGCAAGTTCGTCGAGTTCTACGGCCCCGGCATCACCGAGCTCCCACTCGCCGACCGCGCCACCATCGCCAACATGGCCCCCGAATACGGCGCCACCTGCGGCATCTTCCCCGTCGACAGGGAAACCCTCAACTACCTGCGCCTGACCGGCCGCACCGACGACCAGATCGCCCTCGTTGAGGCCTACTACCGCGAGCAGGGTCTCTTCCATACGCCCGACGCACCCGAAGCCGTCTACAGCGCAACGCTTTCGCTTGACCTGGCCACTGTGGAACCCTCGGTCGCCGGCCCCAAGCGTCCCCAGGACCGCGTCCTCCTCTCGCAGGCCGCGACCAGCTTCGCGCAGCAGCTCCCCGCGCTGCTCGGCCCCAACGCCAACAAGCAGGCCGCGCGGCAGATGGTCCGGTGGGAAGGCGAGGGCGGACACGCCAGCGCCCATGGTGACCTCACCGCCTCGCTCGGCTCCCCTGCACCCGCCGTCTCGGGCGATCTCGTCCCCGTAGCCACCCTGACGCCCGGCCCCGCAGCGATTCACGTCGAAGCCCCCGTCACCAGCATCCAGGGCCGCTTCGGCGTCGACCCAGAGCCCTACCTCTCGGACGGCTCCATCGTCATCGCCGCCATCACCTCCTGTACCAACACCTCCAACCCCTACGTCATGATGGCCGCCGGCCTGCTCGCCAAGAAGGCTGTCGAGAAGGGCCTCCGCACCCCACCCTGGGTCAAGAGCTCCCTCGCCCCGGGCTCCCGCGTCGTCACCGACTACTACGTCCGCGCCGGCCTCATGCCGTACCTCGACGCGCTTCGCTTCCAGGTCGTCGGCTACGGCTGCACCACCTGCATCGGGAACTCGGGCCCCCTGCCCACCGACGTCTCCAAGGCCATCGAGGACCACAACCTCGTCGCCGTCTCCGTCCTCTCCGGCAATCGCAACTTCGAGGGCCGTATCTCCGCCGAAGTTCGCGCCAATTACCTGATGAGCCCGCCGCTCGTCGTCGCCTACGCCCTCGCCGGCCACATCAGCCACAACTTCGACACCGATCCTCTGGGAACCGACAAGACCGGCGCGCCGATCTACCTGAAGGACATCTGGCCCAGCCAGGCTGAGGTGAACGAAGCCGTCTCCAGCTCCATCGACGCCGCCATGTTCCGCCACCAGTACTCCACCGTCTCCGACGGCGACCAGAACTGGCAGCACCTCAAGTTCCCCGAAGGCGACACCTACGGATGGGAGCCCGACTCCACCTACATCCGCAAGGCGCCGTACTTCGACGGCATGCCCGCCACTCCCGCGCCGGTCGAGGACATCACCGGCGCCCGCGTCCTCGCCGTCCTGGGAGATTCGGTCACCACCGATCACATCTCCCCAGCCGGCTCCATCAAGCGCAACGGCCCCGCCGGCAAGTACCTCGAAGACCACGGCGTGAAGCCTGCGGACTTCAACTCCTACGGCAGCCGCCGCGGCAACCACGAGGTCATGGTCCGCGGAACGTTCGCCAACGTCCGCCTGAAGAACAAGCTGGCTCCCGGCACGGAAGGCGGCGTAACCCGTCTCCTCCCCGAAGGCACCGGCATGTCCATCTACGACGCCTCGGTCGCCTACGCCGAACGCGGCACCCCCCTTGCCATCCTCGCCGGCAAGGAGTACGGTTCGGGCTCCTCGCGCGACTGGGCCGCCAAGGGACCACGCCTCCTCGGCATCAAGTTCGTCATCGCCGAGAGCTACGAGCGCATCCACCGCTCCAACCTGGTCGGCATGGGCATCCTGCCCTTGCAGTTCCAGCCCGGGGAGAGCGTCGAATCGCACCTGTTGACCGGCGAGGAGACCTTCACGCTCGGCGAAAACCCCGGCGACCTGAAGGCGATGCTCGACTCAGGCTTCGCCAACGGCAAGAGCCTGCTGGTGAAGACCACCGCCCCCGACGGTACCACCAACGAGTTCCCCGTGATGGTCCGGATCGATACCCCACAGGAGATCCTCTACTACCAGCACGGCGGCATTCTGCAGTACGTCCTCCGCCAACTTGCCGCAAAGTAA
- a CDS encoding YXWGXW repeat-containing protein has translation MNGIKRVLMGAVALAAVAGISGCKSNQATPATIIDNSGQDPAAANLAPVDPNAPVTSAPAQSAQAPARTRVLGQQQAYQPAQSGEAYPQQQPAYDSNQQSGNYGYDNDQQAVDDLYDTVEEASAPPPPLPVYDQPEAPEPNDIWTPGYWNYANAGYYWVPGVWVAAPYAGALWTPGYWGAYGGRYRFHHGFWARHIGFYGGINYGFGYIGTGYEGGYWRGNDFYYNRSVNRINERNIRNVYVRNVTINNTVINNRVSYNGGRGGIDARPRPQELAVLREQRTPPMQTQVQFRQQAAANPRQFYNQNHGQPAVIAAARPVSAVRMQAPAQGFVGQQNRPGQPNNPQQRNQQQQQQRTAQVQQQQRNQQAQQQQRNVQEQQQNQRNAQVQQQRTQLNQQQQQRTQQAQQQQRNAQVQQQTQQRNQQAQQQQRAAQAQQQTQQRNQQMQQQRVQQQQRAQPQVARPQAQAAPRPAPQQQARPAAPQQHAAPAPHGGGGGGQPHEGGGRR, from the coding sequence ATGAACGGTATCAAGCGAGTTTTGATGGGCGCGGTTGCGCTGGCAGCGGTAGCAGGCATCTCGGGCTGCAAGAGCAACCAGGCGACCCCGGCAACGATCATCGACAACAGCGGCCAGGATCCAGCGGCGGCGAATCTTGCCCCGGTGGATCCCAATGCCCCGGTGACATCGGCACCTGCGCAGAGCGCCCAGGCACCTGCGCGGACGCGCGTGCTTGGCCAACAGCAGGCCTACCAGCCTGCGCAGAGCGGCGAGGCGTATCCGCAGCAGCAGCCGGCCTACGATTCCAATCAGCAGAGTGGCAACTACGGCTACGACAACGATCAGCAGGCCGTCGACGATCTCTACGATACGGTGGAAGAGGCGAGCGCTCCTCCTCCTCCGCTTCCTGTCTACGACCAGCCCGAGGCTCCCGAGCCGAACGATATCTGGACCCCTGGCTACTGGAACTATGCGAACGCAGGCTACTACTGGGTTCCGGGCGTGTGGGTTGCGGCACCGTACGCCGGAGCTCTTTGGACGCCCGGATACTGGGGTGCCTATGGCGGCCGCTATCGCTTCCACCATGGCTTCTGGGCCCGCCACATCGGCTTCTACGGCGGGATCAACTACGGCTTCGGCTACATTGGAACCGGCTATGAGGGCGGCTACTGGCGCGGCAACGACTTTTACTACAACCGCTCGGTCAACCGCATCAACGAACGCAACATCCGGAACGTCTACGTGCGGAATGTGACGATCAACAACACCGTCATCAACAACCGTGTCTCCTACAACGGCGGACGCGGCGGCATCGATGCTCGTCCACGCCCGCAGGAGCTCGCCGTTCTGCGCGAGCAGCGCACGCCTCCCATGCAGACGCAGGTGCAGTTCCGCCAGCAGGCTGCGGCGAATCCGCGGCAGTTCTATAACCAGAATCATGGCCAGCCTGCTGTGATTGCCGCGGCGCGTCCGGTGTCGGCGGTTCGCATGCAGGCTCCGGCACAGGGATTTGTGGGGCAGCAGAACCGTCCAGGCCAGCCGAACAATCCCCAGCAGCGTAACCAGCAGCAGCAACAGCAGCGTACTGCGCAGGTGCAGCAGCAACAGCGGAACCAGCAGGCGCAGCAACAGCAGCGGAACGTGCAGGAGCAGCAGCAGAACCAGAGGAACGCGCAGGTTCAGCAGCAGCGCACGCAGCTGAACCAGCAACAGCAGCAGCGTACCCAGCAGGCGCAGCAACAGCAACGCAACGCGCAGGTCCAGCAGCAGACGCAGCAGCGGAATCAGCAGGCGCAACAGCAGCAGAGGGCTGCCCAGGCTCAGCAGCAGACCCAGCAGCGCAACCAGCAGATGCAACAGCAGAGGGTGCAACAGCAACAGAGGGCACAGCCGCAGGTCGCTCGTCCTCAGGCCCAGGCTGCACCCCGCCCGGCGCCCCAGCAGCAGGCCCGTCCGGCTGCCCCGCAGCAGCACGCCGCACCGGCTCCTCACGGGGGCGGTGGTGGCGGTCAGCCCCATGAGGGCGGCGGACGCCGCTAA